One window of the Acaryochloris sp. CCMEE 5410 genome contains the following:
- the corA gene encoding magnesium/cobalt transporter CorA has product MTFSSHSREVRSQPLATLPPGSIPGTLNIKADAASPRLILIDYSPTQATRLPLHQPQDCVPYLDSESVSWLDVQGLGSEETLRQLGQIFKLHALVLETVVNVPQRPKVEDYGNQLLVVTQMSTLVSNPSRTAGNSGATVSPLPQLMIEQVSFILQKNDLLTIQEEPLHDCFGPVRDRIHHAKGIIRQQKADYLFYALLDAMIDGFFPILETYGEVIETLEDEVIAHPTPQTLAQIHQLKRDLLTLRRAIWPQRELLATLVRDDCPLIGDDVQIYLRDCYDHTVQILDMVETYRELAASLMDVYLSAVSNRMNEVMKTLTVISTIFIPLTFIAGIYGMNFNPQASPWNMPELNWYWGYPLVLGGMGALALTLILFFWQRGWFRDFSQFRGRDATTRL; this is encoded by the coding sequence ATGACCTTCTCTTCTCACAGTCGCGAAGTGCGATCGCAACCCTTGGCAACCCTCCCTCCTGGCAGCATCCCCGGTACTCTGAATATCAAGGCCGATGCAGCTTCTCCGCGCCTAATTTTAATTGACTACAGTCCAACTCAAGCGACGCGCCTCCCGCTGCATCAACCCCAGGATTGTGTGCCCTATCTTGACAGTGAATCGGTCTCTTGGCTCGATGTGCAGGGGCTGGGCAGTGAGGAGACCCTACGGCAGTTGGGACAGATCTTTAAGCTCCATGCTCTGGTACTAGAAACCGTAGTCAATGTACCCCAGCGCCCCAAGGTAGAAGACTATGGCAATCAGCTTTTGGTGGTGACCCAGATGAGTACGCTGGTGTCGAACCCCAGTCGAACGGCTGGTAACTCTGGAGCAACCGTGTCCCCTCTGCCGCAACTGATGATTGAGCAGGTCAGCTTTATCCTCCAGAAAAACGACCTGCTGACGATTCAGGAAGAACCCCTGCATGATTGTTTTGGCCCGGTGCGCGACCGCATCCACCATGCCAAGGGCATCATCCGCCAACAGAAGGCAGACTATCTTTTCTACGCGCTCCTGGATGCCATGATTGACGGCTTTTTCCCAATTCTAGAAACCTATGGTGAAGTGATTGAAACCCTCGAAGATGAAGTCATTGCCCATCCCACCCCCCAGACCCTGGCCCAAATCCATCAGCTCAAGCGCGATCTGCTCACCCTGCGCCGTGCCATCTGGCCCCAGCGGGAATTGCTGGCAACGCTAGTCCGGGATGACTGTCCGTTGATTGGGGACGATGTGCAAATCTATCTGCGGGACTGCTATGACCATACGGTGCAAATCCTGGACATGGTGGAGACTTATCGGGAGTTGGCCGCCAGTTTAATGGATGTTTATCTGTCGGCAGTGAGCAACCGCATGAATGAGGTGATGAAAACCCTAACAGTGATTTCCACTATTTTTATTCCCCTCACCTTTATCGCGGGCATCTACGGCATGAACTTTAATCCCCAAGCCTCACCCTGGAATATGCCGGAGCTGAATTGGTACTGGGGCTATCCGTTGGTTTTGGGGGGGATGGGGGCGCTCGCCCTTACCTTGATTTTGTTTTTCTGGCAACGAGGCTGGTTTCGGGATTTTTCTCAGTTTAGAGGTAGGGATGCTACGACGCGCTTATAA
- a CDS encoding calcium/sodium antiporter yields the protein MVVFQFVAGLVFLVVGAEFLVKGASRLAATMGISPLIIGLTVVAFGTSAPELVVSIQAALSGQANIAMGNVIGSNIFNVLFILGLSALIVPLYVSQQLIRLDVPLMIALSVIILVISRDGQISRMDGFFLVAGIVMYTSFLILQSRKARAKGESDQRSNAARPSSRRWVTNGILVLVGLGLLVVGSQWLVKSAVSFAQYLGVSELIIGLTIVAAGTSLPELVTSVVAAIRGERDIAVGNVVGSNIFNLMAVLGSASIVATAGIEVSPSVLRFDLPVMIAVAFACLPIFFTGGTISRQEGALLFGYYIAYMLYLILAATHHDALPQFNRVMLYFVGPLTVITIIIVSLKELRRQNKGQSS from the coding sequence ATGGTCGTTTTCCAATTTGTTGCTGGGCTAGTCTTCCTCGTTGTAGGCGCGGAGTTCTTAGTCAAGGGAGCTTCCCGATTAGCTGCAACCATGGGTATCTCACCGCTGATTATCGGACTAACGGTGGTGGCCTTTGGCACCAGTGCGCCCGAACTGGTGGTGAGTATTCAAGCTGCCCTATCGGGACAAGCTAACATTGCCATGGGTAATGTGATTGGCAGCAATATCTTTAACGTCCTTTTTATTCTTGGCCTGTCAGCGCTGATCGTCCCGCTTTATGTATCCCAACAACTGATCCGGCTGGATGTCCCTTTGATGATCGCGCTGTCGGTTATCATCCTCGTTATATCGCGGGATGGACAGATCAGTCGGATGGATGGATTTTTCTTAGTCGCTGGTATTGTGATGTATACCAGTTTTTTAATTCTCCAAAGTCGAAAAGCTCGGGCCAAGGGTGAATCTGATCAGAGATCCAATGCTGCCCGACCGAGTTCCAGGCGCTGGGTGACGAATGGGATCTTAGTGCTTGTGGGTCTAGGTCTTCTCGTTGTCGGCTCGCAATGGCTGGTTAAAAGTGCCGTTTCGTTTGCCCAATATCTGGGGGTGAGCGAACTGATCATCGGGTTAACTATCGTTGCGGCTGGCACCTCTCTACCGGAGTTGGTCACCTCTGTTGTCGCCGCTATCCGGGGCGAGCGCGATATCGCCGTTGGTAATGTCGTTGGTAGCAACATTTTCAATCTGATGGCGGTGCTGGGGAGTGCCAGTATCGTAGCCACCGCTGGGATTGAAGTATCACCATCCGTTTTACGGTTTGATCTTCCAGTCATGATCGCTGTTGCCTTTGCCTGCTTGCCGATTTTTTTTACGGGGGGAACGATCAGTCGTCAGGAAGGGGCTTTATTGTTTGGGTACTACATCGCCTATATGCTGTACCTGATACTAGCGGCGACGCACCACGACGCGCTACCGCAATTTAATAGGGTGATGCTGTATTTCGTCGGGCCGTTAACTGTGATCACTATTATTATTGTTTCCCTGAAGGAATTGAGACGTCAAAACAAAGGCCAATCGAGCTGA